In Thauera aromatica K172, one DNA window encodes the following:
- a CDS encoding mannose-1-phosphate guanylyltransferase/mannose-6-phosphate isomerase → MEISSLLPVILSGGSGTRLWPLSRETYPKQLLALTGPHTMLQQTALRLEGLAGNAKVLDPCVVCNAEYRFITAEQLQAAGKPASSILLEPFGRNTAPALTLAALHAHAGGQDPLLLVMPADHVIARQDAFQAAVRQGIPAARGGAMVTFGIVPERAETGYGYLRRGAAAPDGSYALDRFVEKPDAEHARRYLDSGDYLWNSGLFMMHASVWLAAIAHFDPAMLAACTAALQAARADVDFIRIDTAAFEACPSDSIDYAVMEKLAAAPQLGIAARVVPMEAGWSDVGAWDALWDILDKDEAGNAACGETLLERSANSLLFASSRLVAGVGLDNIVVVETPDAVLVAAKDCAQDVKKIVARLKAEGRTLADTHRKVNRPWGWYDSIDGGDRFQVKRIVVKPGASLSLQMHHHRAEHWIVVRGTAEVTHGDKVMLLSENESTYIPLGHVHRLANPGKVPLEIIEVQSGSYLGEDDIVRFEDTYGRAPAAQPGA, encoded by the coding sequence CGCCTGGAGGGCCTGGCGGGCAATGCGAAGGTGCTCGACCCGTGCGTGGTCTGCAACGCCGAATACCGCTTCATCACCGCCGAGCAGCTGCAGGCGGCGGGCAAGCCCGCGTCCTCGATCCTGCTCGAACCTTTCGGGCGCAACACCGCTCCGGCCCTGACGCTCGCAGCGCTGCACGCCCACGCCGGCGGGCAGGACCCCCTGCTGCTGGTGATGCCCGCCGACCATGTCATCGCTCGCCAGGACGCCTTCCAGGCTGCGGTGCGCCAGGGCATCCCGGCGGCCAGGGGCGGCGCCATGGTCACCTTCGGCATCGTCCCGGAACGGGCCGAAACCGGCTACGGCTACCTGCGCCGCGGCGCCGCGGCACCCGACGGCAGCTACGCCCTGGACCGCTTCGTCGAGAAACCTGACGCCGAACACGCCCGCCGCTACCTCGACAGCGGCGACTACCTCTGGAACAGCGGGCTGTTCATGATGCACGCCAGCGTCTGGCTCGCCGCGATCGCCCACTTCGACCCGGCGATGCTCGCCGCGTGCACCGCCGCCCTGCAGGCCGCCCGCGCCGACGTCGACTTCATCCGCATCGACACCGCCGCGTTCGAAGCCTGCCCGTCGGACTCCATCGACTACGCCGTGATGGAAAAGCTCGCCGCTGCGCCGCAACTGGGCATCGCCGCCCGAGTCGTGCCGATGGAGGCCGGCTGGTCCGATGTCGGCGCCTGGGATGCGCTGTGGGACATCCTCGACAAGGACGAAGCGGGTAACGCCGCCTGCGGCGAAACCCTGCTCGAGCGCTCCGCCAACTCCCTGCTGTTCGCCAGCAGCCGCCTGGTGGCAGGCGTCGGTCTGGACAACATCGTCGTCGTCGAAACGCCCGACGCCGTCCTTGTCGCCGCCAAGGACTGCGCGCAGGACGTCAAGAAGATTGTCGCCCGGCTCAAGGCCGAAGGGCGGACGTTGGCCGACACGCATCGCAAGGTAAACCGCCCCTGGGGCTGGTACGACTCGATCGACGGCGGCGACCGCTTCCAGGTCAAGCGCATCGTCGTCAAGCCCGGCGCCAGCCTCAGCCTGCAGATGCACCACCACCGCGCCGAACACTGGATCGTGGTGCGCGGCACCGCTGAAGTCACCCATGGCGACAAGGTCATGCTGCTGTCCGAGAACGAATCCACCTACATCCCGCTCGGCCACGTCCACCGCCTCGCCAACCCCGGCAAGGTGCCGCTGGAGATCATCGAAGTGCAGTCCGGCAGCTACCTCGGCGAAGACGACATCGTCCGCTTCGAAGACACCTACGGCCGCGCCCCGGCCGCGCAGCCGGGGGCGTGA
- a CDS encoding ABC transporter permease, translating into MTVPGLLMLRALWGYRGFVWSSVLREFNGKYRESLLGAFWSVANPLAMILIYTVIFGQLMRPTLPGHEHVPFAFSIYLCAGVITWSLFAEMLGRLNNVFLEHGNLIKKSSFPRICLPAIVALSALINFAIVFGLYLIFLAIIGHWPGWALLALLPLLALQLLFTLGLGIFLGTLNVFFRDVGQLTGVVLQFWFWLTPIVYTLPALPEKIRGIMAYNPMHALMAAYQTLFLAREMPDFSSLLPFALLTVGFLLLGARFFLARVGELVDEL; encoded by the coding sequence GTGACCGTGCCTGGCCTGCTCATGCTCCGCGCCCTGTGGGGATACCGCGGTTTTGTCTGGAGCAGCGTGCTGCGTGAATTCAACGGCAAATATCGCGAATCGCTGCTCGGCGCGTTCTGGTCGGTGGCCAATCCGCTGGCCATGATCCTCATCTATACCGTGATCTTCGGCCAGCTCATGCGTCCGACCCTGCCCGGCCATGAGCATGTCCCGTTCGCATTCAGCATCTACCTGTGTGCAGGCGTGATTACCTGGAGCCTGTTCGCCGAGATGCTCGGCCGGCTCAACAACGTATTTCTCGAGCACGGCAACCTGATCAAGAAATCCAGCTTTCCGAGGATCTGCCTGCCTGCGATCGTCGCTTTGTCGGCGCTGATCAACTTCGCCATCGTCTTCGGGCTCTACCTGATCTTCCTCGCGATCATCGGCCACTGGCCGGGCTGGGCGTTGCTGGCGCTGCTGCCGCTGCTGGCCCTGCAACTGCTGTTTACCCTGGGGCTGGGCATTTTTCTGGGCACGCTCAACGTCTTCTTCCGGGACGTCGGCCAGCTCACCGGGGTTGTGCTGCAGTTCTGGTTCTGGCTCACGCCGATCGTCTACACCCTTCCGGCGCTGCCGGAAAAAATCCGCGGCATCATGGCTTATAACCCCATGCACGCGCTCATGGCCGCTTACCAGACCCTGTTTCTCGCACGGGAAATGCCCGACTTTTCCAGCCTGCTGCCGTTCGCCCTGCTGACCGTGGGCTTTCTGCTGCTCGGGGCACGTTTCTTCCTTGCCCGGGTGGGCGAACTGGTGGACGAACTGTAA
- a CDS encoding ABC transporter ATP-binding protein has protein sequence MGVLTVSNLSKAYKRYPGKWARAREWLTGKPGHDKTWVLRDISFHVRPGEAVGIIGVNGAGKSTLLKIICGTTQPTGGSARIEGRVAALLELGMGFHPDFTGRQNVFMAGQLLGMTGSEISACMPEIEAFAEIGDYIDRPVRMYSSGMQMRLAFSVATAVRPDVLIVDEALSVGDAYFQHKSFNRIREFREQGTTLLIVSHDRGAIQNLCDRALLLGEGRVIKDGRPDEVMDYYNALIAERENATVEVRALADSRVQTCSGTGEARVESIVLHNAQGEAVEFVNVGEPVQLEVRVRIHADLPELAFGYMIKDRLGQPVFGTNTHYLGLELGGFAKGDSFVLRFSFPANLGVGSYSVSTALHVSDSHLASNYEWRDLALMFNVLNIDRSTFIGVNWMLPQVEYLPFQPQPSTCR, from the coding sequence ATGGGTGTCCTCACCGTCTCCAATCTCAGCAAGGCCTACAAACGCTACCCCGGCAAGTGGGCGCGTGCACGCGAATGGCTGACCGGCAAACCCGGCCATGACAAAACCTGGGTCCTGCGTGACATCTCCTTCCATGTACGCCCTGGGGAGGCCGTCGGCATCATCGGGGTCAATGGCGCCGGCAAGAGCACGTTGCTGAAAATCATCTGCGGCACCACCCAGCCTACTGGCGGCAGCGCACGCATCGAAGGGCGGGTCGCTGCGCTCCTCGAACTGGGAATGGGGTTCCATCCCGATTTCACTGGCCGCCAGAACGTTTTCATGGCTGGGCAACTGCTCGGCATGACGGGGAGCGAAATTTCCGCCTGCATGCCGGAGATCGAAGCTTTTGCCGAAATCGGAGACTACATCGACCGCCCGGTACGGATGTATTCGAGCGGCATGCAGATGAGGCTGGCATTCAGCGTGGCGACCGCGGTGCGCCCGGACGTGCTGATCGTCGATGAGGCTCTGTCGGTCGGCGATGCCTACTTCCAGCACAAGAGCTTCAACAGGATCCGTGAATTCCGCGAGCAGGGAACCACGCTGCTGATCGTCTCGCACGACCGTGGCGCCATCCAGAACCTGTGCGACCGTGCCCTCCTGCTGGGAGAAGGGCGCGTCATCAAGGATGGCCGGCCGGACGAGGTCATGGACTACTACAACGCCCTCATCGCCGAACGTGAGAACGCCACCGTCGAGGTTCGGGCACTCGCCGACAGCAGGGTGCAGACCTGCTCCGGGACCGGTGAGGCGCGGGTCGAGTCCATCGTCCTGCACAATGCGCAGGGAGAAGCCGTCGAATTCGTCAATGTCGGCGAGCCCGTGCAGCTCGAAGTCCGGGTGCGCATCCATGCCGATCTGCCCGAGCTCGCATTCGGCTACATGATCAAGGATCGCCTCGGCCAGCCGGTGTTCGGCACCAACACCCATTATCTGGGGCTCGAACTCGGCGGTTTCGCGAAAGGCGACAGTTTCGTCCTGCGCTTTTCCTTTCCTGCCAACCTCGGGGTCGGTTCGTATTCGGTGTCCACTGCCCTGCACGTTTCCGACAGCCATCTCGCCAGCAACTATGAATGGCGCGACCTGGCGCTGATGTTCAATGTGCTCAACATCGACCGCAGCACGTTCATCGGGGTCAACTGGATGCTGCCGCAGGTCGAGTACCTGCCGTTTCAGCCGCAGCCCAGTACCTGCCGGTAG